The following are encoded together in the Chrysemys picta bellii isolate R12L10 unplaced genomic scaffold, ASM1138683v2 scaf2990, whole genome shotgun sequence genome:
- the LOC135980386 gene encoding LOW QUALITY PROTEIN: olfactory receptor-like protein COR4 (The sequence of the model RefSeq protein was modified relative to this genomic sequence to represent the inferred CDS: substituted 1 base at 1 genomic stop codon), with product MAGGNCTAVTEFILTGVTDRLELQVPLFVLFLVIYIITLVWNLGMMALIRIDPQLHTPMYFFLKNLSLMDACYSTVITPKMLMSFLAERKAISYTACIIQYFSFILFVISECLLLAVMAYDRYVAICNPLLYMVIMSPKHCLRLVAGSYLWAFLNSVIHTSGLLRLSYCDSNILNHFFCDLNPLLKLSSSGTAINQLLVFLFGSLIEVISIVTILISYILIIVTVLRIRSTEGRRKAFYTCTSHLTAVSMFHGTILFMYFXPSASYSLDTDKMASVFYTVVIPMLNPLIYSLRNKDVKDALRRAIETKLRAHLSPKGAIIGQPNPSMASLHT from the coding sequence ATGGCTGGAGGAAATTGTACGGCAGTGACCGAGTTCATTCTCACAGGAGTGACAGATCGTCTGGAGCTGCAGGTCCCCCTCTTTGTGCTGTTCCTAGTGATCTATATTATCACCCTGGTGTGGAATCTGGGGATGATGGCTTTAATCAGGATCGACCCccaactccacacccccatgtacttctttctCAAGAATTTATCTCTCATGGATGCCTGTTACTCCACAGTCATCACTCCCAAGATGCTGATGAGCTTCTTAGCCGAGAGGAAAGCTATTTCCTATACAGCTTGCATCATCCAATATTTTAGCTTCATATTGTTTGTCATCTCTGAGTGCCTTCTGCTGGCAGTAATGGCGTATGACCGTTATGTAGCCATCTGCAACCCGCTGCTGTATATGGTCATCATGTCACCAAAGCACTGCCTACGGCTGGTGGCTGGTTCATATCTATGGGCCTTCCTGAACTCTGTGATACACACCAGCGGTTTGCTAAGATTATCCTATTGTGACTCCAATATCCTGAATCATTTTTTCTGTGATCTCAACCCACTTCTAAAGCTCTCCTCTTCCGGCACTGCCATCAATCAGCTACTCGTTTTCCTCTTTGGCAGTCTGATTGAGGTGATCAGCATTGTGACCATCCTCATCTCATACATCTTAATTATTGTGACTGTGCTGCGGATCCGCTCCACCgagggcaggcgcaaagccttctacacctgcacctcccacctgacGGCCGTCTCTATGTTCCATGGGACAATTCTCTTCATGTATTTCTGACCCAGCGCCAGCTACTCGCTGGACACAGACAAAATGGCCTCCGTGTTCTACACGGTGgtgatccccatgctgaaccccctcatctacagcctgaggaacaaggatgtGAAGGACGCCCTGAGGAGAGCAATAGAGACAAAATTGAGGGCCCATCTTTCCCCAAAGGGTGCCATAATAGGACAACCCAATCCTTCAATGGCTTCTCTGCAcacatag